TCacataaatatcatttttttgtgTTCACATCGAGATAGTCAATTTCAATAAGTTGAGTTTGGTAACTATAATTGATGAAGATCGAACAGATagtttataaatgagtttataaatgAATTCCATTATTGAAATTATGAAAGATAATTTGAATActaattattttcattttaaaaacaaaatttgtACCCTCGATATAACGACGTTGTCTCTGTCTGATCGTCGATCAGGGTTATAATGAtttcacaattatttatttagtaaattcAGAAtcaactaattaaataataatgttaTTAGTGGTGCCTACTAAATGACATTGTTATCATGAAATATTATAGAGGGGTCtagaattgattaattattgataaataattaataattaattaaaaaattaaataatgaaaattatCAAGCATTGACTTTGTATTATACATGCTACatgataattataattaatgaaaataaaagAATTCTAATGAGATTATGATTTGAGTAAGGGttagtgtattttatttatatatcatCAAATGTTAATAATAATGAAACATAACCATATGAAAAACCACACAAAATCATCTCCTCTCTCACAGAATAATTTTCCGCCACCTCTTTAATTTCACGAGAAAATTTTGGCCATCTTTCCACCACTGCATCGCCGCCCCGACGTTGCCACAACACCAATGGATTTGTAAAATTTCGGCGATCCAATTTCAACGCTAAATCGTTTAGATCTCTAGTGCAATCTAAACGAGGAATTTAGTCTCCGATCATGGACTTGATTAGATGATCAAATAACGTAGATATGTTCGTAGAGATTTACGAGAAGATATATACGCGTTTAAAAATTGGAATAGTTTGAGCTGAAGTTATATACACAAAAGTAAATCAGATCTAAATACCCTATGAATAGTTTATTTCATACGATGCCCGAAGAACGTTTTTGAATgtctaaaataaaatttttaaaactttatttGCGTCTGAGTGCGAGAAAAGGATACTCCAATAATTATTTCATTCAGCAGTAATCTTGTATAGAACAGATATGGTACAAATCCCTGCCCTCCAAATGTAGATGAATCTTTGATTTGCACTCATTTCTTTAGCTCAATGTCAGGCAAATTTAGTGCAAAACTTTtacctatatatatatgataaatCTTGCCTATGTACTTAGCTTTGAATTTATCAGCATGAATCACTGCATGCACCTGTAAGAATGGGGAAACCATTTTGACAGCAAAAAGTGTTTTCCTTTCATGATCAACACGAAAATGCCGTAGCACGGTGCGTGCATCAGCGCCACAGTTGAATACCTGCAAACCAATATTCGAGAGGCCGATTTTACGGTAGGTATAAATAAAGATGAACCAGTgcatatattttgaaattttttaaaagatcACATTTTCACTGTCTATAATATTACAGATTCTGCTTATTAACTTTAATTTTCTGGATTGGAATAGAGTGAAGCTTGACATACCACAATGGAGAGAATGGAGATGACAGATCAAGAAAAGGATAAGGCCACCTGTTTCAGGAGAAAATACTTTCTTGTTACAAATTTATGCATAAATGAAAACtttttcattcaaaaataaataaataaatataaaatttaccaaattgaGATGCAAGCATGGACAATCCATTGGAAGATTACAAAGATGGATGTCCAGAGAAAAAAGTACCCGATTCGGAACCATGGAAAACGCTGAAAATATACCGACAACGAAGTAAATTGTAGATTATGTTTTAGGCTCTGTCTCTGTAATCATATAAGTAAAATATGTTCTCACTTACCAAACAATTCAAAGCAGTGTCGCCAATTAGAAAAACAGCATTGATAGAGTGCATGTTAATAATCAactgaaaaaaaagaaaagaaaatgttgTTCAGATGAAAGGGAGAAAAATACCATTTACTTCCCATAAAGACAGACTTAGATACGGAATACTTGTAATCGAATAAATTCTTACAAAGTTCAAGTTGTAATCTTTAATTGTAAGAAATGGAACGATTATGAACCAAAACACAACATCTGTCAGAATCACAGCTCCTGCATTCATCTTCAAACACAGAAGTAGGAAAAATATGATAAacatttcatttaaattaaGATATGTTCAGTTATATACATATAACAGCAGTGTCGTTTAAGATTTAcctgaaaaattatttgaaatagaTAACCCCAAAAACCTGCGATTTTACGGTGAAGATGTTCTTCGTTGAGTTCCATGCCTTTTGTAGCATTCAAGACATTGGAATTGAGTGCATTTGTGGAGGTTCTGTATGATCCATGCTCGGTATCAAAGCGATTCCCACTTTTGATTTCATATTTGTATCGATAACATCCATGAATCGACAGTAAGGATCCGAGCTACAACACCATGTCATTGTGATTAGGAATTGAAGAAACATGTTGGTTCTTGAATTGTTCTTAGGAGAACACTTACCCCAAAGTAAATGGTAATAAGAGTAAAAGTCCACCTGTTGATCAAACATATTTTGAAACATTAATATGACAGAAAACGTAAGTCCACTAGTGAAGGAACGAGCGGGAACTGCCTTCCTCTTCCCTCGATTTTGTCGAAAACTATCTATTGTCACCCTCTTAATCGAATTTTCTGGCTCCATCCCAGAGTAATATCAAGACGACTTCCATAAGCTACTGTAATAGACACGAATCAAACCAAGAAATAGAAACTTACTGAGTATAGAAGTAAAAAATGTCCCCTCCATCGACAGCAACATTCAGTATCAGCATTAACAGAAGCACTAAGAAGGCCAAAACTCTGAATCCAAGTAGCCAGCCCGGATGAACACTTGTGAGACAAGGTTTCCACACTTCATCTTCATACAACACCCCAGGTGAATCTTTTTGTGGGTTTTGCGCATTCGTTTCTTCTGTTTCACGACGACCTTCGGATTTCGAGATAAGAATCGATGCAAAAACAATAGACATTAAAAGCCATATTGAACAGAGTGTCACCCTCCAATTTAGCCAGTATGCTGCTGTGGTTGTATCAGTAGTCATGGCTGGTCGCCATGAACTTTTTGTGGATCCTGTTATAAATGTTAAGAAACTCATTTACGTTTCTTGTTTCGAATTTCTCAGAAAAAATTCCCTCGAATGGGAATAATATCACTTGGGTCGTTGAGAGTATAATGGAACAAACGTTCAAAATGGTTTGACAACCTAAAGATTAAGATTTTATTCCTCGATTAATCTGAACGGAATGGAATTCAAGAATTGGTGAAAACTTTCAAATGGAAGAATGTAAAAAATGAGAATCATAAGACTGAAGAATTGCAATGCTCAAAGCTGAAGAGCAAGAATCAAATCCTTCAAAGAAACCAAGAATTGTAGTTTTATGGCAGATTCAAGAAAAATCAAGTCCGAAAAATTGGCCAACGTTAACTTCTGTAAGAAGAGATTCCAAACTTTCATGGGAAATTTTTTGTACATAaaactacaaaaaaaaattaaaaaataatatatatatatgtgaatGAGAGATTGGAAAAGAATGCAAGGTTCTTAACCGTAAGCTAATAAGAGATGGAATACTTACAGAAGGAACCAACATTATGTTTAAGTAGGATATGCTTTGCTTCTCTGTTTTGCAGGGAAACTCTaaggaaaaaaataaagaaaagagAGAAGATCAAGTGTGCTTTGATCGCAAGCTTCCACTTTTAATTTGATTCTTCCCCAGTATGAACAGGTACATACTAAATGTCACTTTCgtctttttcaaataaaaaaatattcaaattttattaataaCTTTTAAAAATCCGATTTTTAGAATTTACAAATTTAttacataaaatgcttcaatgtatttaaaagataaattttatacttgcaaaaaaaaaattaataaagtaaacttcaaatttaaaatatggatGAGTTGGAACTAGTTAATCCAAGTCACAATCCCCATGCAGAATTtaagttttttcttttttcttaaaaaaaaaaaacacagacTCGTCGTCTTTTGTTGTACAGAAGCAGCCTTTGTGTATGTCTCTTTATAGGTTTTGGAGAGGGAAAATGGACCCGTTTTGTTTCTGACTCTGGATTTTGTGTTATTTGATTCTGTTTTAAagcatataaattaattcatgcTTAATTATAAAGCCATTTTTGAAAGGGGATTAACATGGATTGTAAACTGAAGCACCCTGCCTAGCTAATTAGGTTCTCAAGAGCCATTTTCCACCAATTATGCGAGGCCAAGACAAGAATCGGAGAAGCAGATTAAAACAGTGTTCTAAACAGTGGCGAGCCAGGAAATATGGCTCCGTTCGTGCTGgaattttaaactttaaaatcttttaatattttaaattaatttacccgaaataatatcatattattccaaaattatacaaaattttcatatacatttaAGTGGGTGGTCACCTAGTGCCTAGCACTTGGCgtttttttttacttaaatattttttttcaacttCATGTTTCTCAATAGTTGTTCTAAGTTGGATTCAAATTCAAAGTCAATTATatcctttctttttattttacatGAATTGATCGAAAAATATGTCGaacaatatttttcaaaaaaataataaaaagaaataatatatattatttttaatgtgtaaGGGGAGTAGAATAATAAAATGAAACGAGGTGTACATCAACAAACTGGGCGATGCATAAGAGTTGTGGGAATTAGAGACAAATTATAAAATAAGCTTCCCAAGCTGaggaaataaaataacaaacaaAGGACTAAAAGTGAGAGAACATTTGCTTTTGGACCAGTCTTTGGTCAAATATATAGCCAGCACCTTTTTCACACATTGACCCTCTGTCTTTACAAAATTAGAAAAGTGACCCACTAAAAATATATCTCGGTTTCCCCACATCAAAGTTAAGCCCTATtacattaatatttttattcttttcatATAGATTATATGCTTTTTTTTCCCTATTAAAACCATTTATTAATCTCAACATTTCCAAATCTGCTCTCTCTAAAACGAAGCTTAGTTGTTTAGCCAACCTAACTTCTATTACCAATTTCTATACTTGGCATGGAATGGAATATGATGCATGATCAACCCGTCTTCCCACAAAGAATTTCCCGAAAATTATGCATTGGAATCGATCGCGAGACCGTGCATATTAGAAATCGTATTTAAAAAAccaaaagatttgaaaataagaaatttaCGCGCAACccttaaaagaaaaaaaaaacaaattttaattttgtgtgtgtatatagatatatttatatattaattttgaattttatcttATAAAGTTTTTCTTGATTTAATTTTCACATAGTAAATATTAGGTTTGCTTCAAATTGAATGGTAGAGGGCAACGCGTAGTGTGCATAATTTGTCAAGGCGTGACCCCTAAGCAAAGCCTTATGCCTTGGGCTATCTAATACGCAAAACAAATTTGTCATATACTCCCAATATTCCGCACTAGGGATGACAGCAAAGCCAAAgtttaattttcgaaaatggaaacttaaatatttttaaaaaaaatatggagAGGTAAAATTTATAGAAAGAAAAAGATATATTGATGGGAAAAAAGATATTGGATGatttcttaattattaattattttttatttttcaaaggaTGATTTCATAATTATTATGTAAGCAAAAGTTGAATTGGAGTGGATAACATGAGCAAACTTGTAAGCATTGTCTAtctcagattttttttttttaaaaaaactacaaTTAATGGAATAATAATTTGATAAATTTGTTCCAAAAAAGAGAAAAGCACCATTAAATCTTGATGGTTTAATCGTATCTTGCTCGATAATGAggaattgttaaaaaaaatttacttaattatttattagttttaaattattattgttTATCAAAGTAAATTTATGTTTTCTTTTGCAAATTTAATTTTAGACAATTATCAATTTACTAGAATTAGACAGACCTAGTGCATAATCAAAAGTAGAAGAAACCAGATTTTATGGTACTTACTAGTTAAAGATCAATtaatttctttaaaatcaaataattaatattgAAAAGAATCAAAAGATAAAGCCATGAAATACCATCTAATGTATGGGAAGTAAAGATTCTAACATCAAAAATGCATaaacaagaaaaagaaaagagacGAACCTTCAATTCGAAACATCTTAGAATCTCGCGGCAACGCGgattattcacaataaaatttcGCGAATATGAGATGAAGGAATTTATTATCTCTAGAATGGAGAAAAAAATCGTGATATTGTAAAAACACATAGATGGCATTTTGCAAGCAAATATAATGTGAACAAAGCTGTAACAACTCTCGTCATGTAATTCATTCCCATGAGAAAGGTAAAATCTTCGTGGCTTGGTTCTTGTTTCTTCCATCAACACTTGACCATAATATATACTAGTGATTACGTGGACGCGTTGTGTGCTTATATAATCGTTTTTTATgcttcatatttttttaattggaGAATTTAGAACTTGATattatactttttttttatttttattatttcttgtTATGTGGGGGCTTTCagctttttttaatttttcttttttaaaaaaattcaagttaTTTGAGAGAGTtatctaaaaatatttatttaattaattataaaaatttattctcCACTTTTGTGAGAAGTTTCATTTTTTTGGATAAGtcatcaaataaataattaataaatttgttAAAAATAAGGATGGTAATTACAATTTTTGAAGTATTCATACCATGGTTATTTACAGGCGTTATATTTTCctaatgtaataataataatataatataataaatacagTATAGAAGTgcatatgtatatgtatgtatatatatatatatatatatatatatatatatatatatatatgtttttattaaaaatagaaATACGTAGAATtgaggaaaaatttaaaaatttggaTTGATTTTCTCTTAGCTAGTTAAGAAATTAAAgagaaaataatattaatataatcaaaacaagcaactaaaaaaaacatgataaaaCAGTTTAGCATGCGATACGCACCTCGGctgttgtttatttatttattctttttaatattttattttttgggaaCGGATTAACCATTCATCTTTAGCTCTTTTTTATTGATAAAATTAGAATGTTTTTTGTAAGTAATTTCATAACTTTCCCTGAAGCTATAATATCTATATCAAtatactaaaaaaaaattaattattattcttCAAATAGAATATTTACAATTACATAGTAATCAAATGAATAAATTTTTGATTAGTCGCTAGTCGATTTAAATCGTACAACATCTTAAGCCTTGTGTTTCGATTGCTCTCTTGGCTGAGACAATTGATTCCTTACAATTCATCTCTTAACAATTACACCACCTTGCAACTCATGTGAATGTGTGATTCAAAGATATTCAAGTGTTCTTTCAATGAAATTAAAGAAATTATATAGAATAAAAgatgaagtaattcaagaaATATGGAgtcaaaattttttgttttaacaTACATAAAACGAACTTTATACAAAATTTATACGAGGAAAAAATTAATACATAATGAAATTAAGGAGAGTGTAGAGCATTATTCGTTGCAAATTGAAAAgatgttgaattttatttatattttgttataaAAGATAATTTTTCCTTATTTCTTTCTTACCACAGTTTTTGGGAATATTTCACCCTACCTCATGGGACATTGCCTCCATGAGAAGATCAAAGGTCCAATTTTAACCACACATATGCGGGGTCTACCAATATATGCGGTGTCCACCAAATTCTTTAAAATCAACGGTCCAGATCTTGTGGGGGCATCGACAGAACCCAGTTTTTGTTATCGTAGAACCGAGTGCTAatcgttttattaaatgttatatttaatGGTATTAGTACAACTATaatcttttaaatcataaaatagctCAAGCGTCGCATTTCAGTTGATCTCCTAGCAGGATAATTATTTCACTCCAACAATCCTTCtatcaataattgcactccttgcaatgtATGATAATCGAACTTGTGACTTTGGgtatctgatatcaattgtaggATCGAGCGTTGTCatttttaccaaaagttatagttgATGGTAACAGTTCAACTCTAATCTTCAAACTGTTCAGCAAATTAGACGTTGTGTTTTGATTGCTCTCATAGCATGAACAATTATTGTACTCCAACAGAATTACAGAGTCTCATAAAGATTGCATAGATACACATCAGAGGTTAGCCTATGCTACACCGAGAGTGCTTCTCTCCTTATTTTAATAACATTAGGTCATGTGGGTCCTTCACAATAGAAGTTGACATACATGTTGATGATCTAAAGACTAACATTTAATCACATCATAGAGGAAGAAATACTCCAAATGTAGCATTGAATAATCTCAACTTTtatcatatgtatatataatttgTAGTAACCACCATTAGACTTATTGTTAGATTCAAACGTTTACCACTAGGtcaaaaaattataattgtTAGCCAATGCACAATTTTATTTATGTATGCTTGTGGCAATATAGAGTGCATCTAATTGGGTGCTAATGGGCATAGCTGAGGTTCATGAGTCCGAGGAGATGCGTATCTATCTGCTGGTGATGTTTCATATCTTT
This is a stretch of genomic DNA from Primulina eburnea isolate SZY01 chromosome 11, ASM2296580v1, whole genome shotgun sequence. It encodes these proteins:
- the LOC140804562 gene encoding uncharacterized protein isoform X2, with amino-acid sequence MFRIEGSTKSSWRPAMTTDTTTAAYWLNWRVTLCSIWLLMSIVFASILISKSEGRRETEETNAQNPQKDSPGVLYEDEVWKPCLTSVHPGWLLGFRVLAFLVLLLMLILNVAVDGGDIFYFYTQWTFTLITIYFGLGSLLSIHGCYRYKYEIKSGNRFDTEHGSYRTSTNALNSNVLNATKGMELNEEHLHRKIAGFWGYLFQIIFQMNAGAVILTDVVFWFIIVPFLTIKDYNLNFLIINMHSINAVFLIGDTALNCLRFPWFRIGYFFLWTSIFVIFQWIVHACISIWWPYPFLDLSSPFSPLWYSTVALMHAPCYGIFVLIMKGKHFLLSKWFPHSYRCMQ
- the LOC140804562 gene encoding uncharacterized protein isoform X3 translates to MTTDTTTAAYWLNWRVTLCSIWLLMSIVFASILISKSEGRRETEETNAQNPQKDSPGVLYEDEVWKPCLTSVHPGWLLGFRVLAFLVLLLMLILNVAVDGGDIFYFYTQWTFTLITIYFGLGSLLSIHGCYRYKYEIKSGNRFDTEHGSYRTSTNALNSNVLNATKGMELNEEHLHRKIAGFWGYLFQIIFQMNAGAVILTDVVFWFIIVPFLTIKDYNLNFLIINMHSINAVFLIGDTALNCLRFPWFRIGYFFLWTSIFVIFQWIVHACISIWWPYPFLDLSSPFSPLWYSTVALMHAPCYGIFVLIMKGKHFLLSKWFPHSYRCMQ
- the LOC140804562 gene encoding uncharacterized protein isoform X1, translating into MSFLTFITGSTKSSWRPAMTTDTTTAAYWLNWRVTLCSIWLLMSIVFASILISKSEGRRETEETNAQNPQKDSPGVLYEDEVWKPCLTSVHPGWLLGFRVLAFLVLLLMLILNVAVDGGDIFYFYTQWTFTLITIYFGLGSLLSIHGCYRYKYEIKSGNRFDTEHGSYRTSTNALNSNVLNATKGMELNEEHLHRKIAGFWGYLFQIIFQMNAGAVILTDVVFWFIIVPFLTIKDYNLNFLIINMHSINAVFLIGDTALNCLRFPWFRIGYFFLWTSIFVIFQWIVHACISIWWPYPFLDLSSPFSPLWYSTVALMHAPCYGIFVLIMKGKHFLLSKWFPHSYRCMQ